A window from Littorina saxatilis isolate snail1 linkage group LG9, US_GU_Lsax_2.0, whole genome shotgun sequence encodes these proteins:
- the LOC138976690 gene encoding tripartite motif-containing protein 59-like, whose amino-acid sequence MATGGSDASLPSLSSKREALTCALCLEVFRNPKLLSCTHTFCQKCLEDLVTRHPDGSFPCPSCRRDIQVPDGGASAFQANFYIEQEDLERARSESHCFVHPQKEYDLFCVKCDALICMDCKLTKHLHHESQSLDEAVEVAQGQLTEAKERLEDVAADLERNIKERKADQTEFREKKAVVEREIRQRHATIVATADSYRDEALAALETVASDSESTRTKDLQTVESSLDKVQRLQQRMTRAVREQDKCEMVNVAKEMRSGQGSTVSVEELTAIPRLKTKLRPVHQSDTSLEEKMRGCLKDFIGGARQLELEISELELTASQMFHCGENEDTRVFCLCPMDDDTVWVSIDSSPRDVSPTLKKYSASGSLVKSGISTGRVTVKRRSDQKQIVLPHNDTKPQSFAKSQHASVHYGLFFLNSSVSEFVLTTILCDEPFSTKRTRLFAVNCGPHDTFDVDHSQMLFAVVTTQPSSSQRQVCLFKKDRYNKLDTYMSPLQPFQPADVCFFTLVSKQKEVLLIADECNDVIHVVDTDDDKLTFRCFLGPGNPLLLQPTALHTDTRGRLWVGCRGGRIITFQPSQ is encoded by the exons ATGGCAACCGGCGGAAGTGACGCATCTCTGCCTTCCCTCTCTAGCAAGAGAGAGGCTCTGACATGCGCTCTTTGCCTCGAAGTCTTCCGCAATCCCAAACTACTGTCCTGCACGCATACGTTCTGCCAAAAGTGCCTGGAAGACCTGGTGACTCGTCATCCAGATGGAAGCTTCCCCTGTCCGTCATGCCGCAGAGACATCCAGGTCCCAGACGGAGGAGCCTCAGCCTTCCAGGCCAACTTCTACATCGAGCAGGAGGATCTGGAGAGAGCCAGGAGTGAGAGTCATTGCTTCGTGCATCCACAGAAAGAGTATGACCTGTTCTGCGTCAAGTGTGACGCGCTGATTTGCATGGACTGCAAGCTGACCAAGCACCTTCACCACGAGTCTCAGAGTCTGGACGAAGCAGTGGAAGTGGCTCAAGGTCAACTGACCGAGGCCAAAGAACGACTTGAAGACGTGGCGGCAGATCTCGAGAGGAACATCAAGGAGAGGAAGGCGGACCAGACAGAATTCAGAGAGAAGAAAGCTGTGGTGGAAAGGGAGATCCGACAGCGGCATGCCACCATTGTCGCCACGGCTGATTCCTACAGGGATGAAGCGTTGGCAGCGCTGGAGACAGTAGCATCAGACTCGGAGAGCACGCGAACAAAGGATCTCCAGACTGTGGAGAGCAGTCTTGACAAGGTACAGCGCCTTCAGCAGAGAATGACCCGCGCCGTGAGAGAGCAAGACAAgtgtgagatggtcaacgtgGCCAAAGAGATGAGATCAGGACAAGGGAGCACAGTATCGGTTGAAGAATTAACGGCCATCCCCCGACTGAAAACTAAACTCCGACCTGTTCACCAGTCCGATACATCCTTGGAGGAAAAAATGCGCGGCTGCTTGAAAGATTTTATTGGCGGAGCCAGACAGTTGGAACTTGAAATCTCAGAGCTAGAACTCACAGCTTCGCAAATGTTTCATTGTGGCGAGAATGAAGACACAAGGGTGTTCTGCCTTTGTCCCATGGATGACGACACTGTGTGGGTGTCGATTGACAGTTCGCCCAGAGACGTAAGTCCTACGTTGAAGAAGTACTCTGCTTCAGGCAGTCTGGTTAAGAGCGGCATTTCGACCGGCAGAGTCACAGTGAAACGGCGGTCCGACCAGAAACAAATTGTTCTGCCCCATAATGATACAAAGCCACAGTCTTTTGCAAAATCTCAACATGCCTCGGTTCATTATGGACTCTTCTTTCTAAATTCGAGCGTGAGTGAGTTTGTACTCACAACAATTTTGTGTGATGAACCTTTCTCCACAAAACGTACCCGTCTGTTTGCAGTCAACTGTGGACCCCATGACACGTTTGACGTGGACCACAGTCAGATGCTGTTCGCTGTGGTCACCACACAGCCGTCATCCTCTCAGCGTCAAGTTTGCTTGTTCAAAAAGGACCGCTACAACAAGCTTGACACCTACATGTCTCCCCTACAGCCCTTCCAGCCCGCTGATGTCTGCTTCTTCACCCTCGTCTCCAAACAGAAAGAG GTGCTGCTGATTGCTGACGAATGCAATGACGTCATTCACGTGGTGGACACTGATGACGACAAGCTGACGTTCCGGTGTTTCCTGGGTCCTGGTAACCCTCTACTGCTGCAGCCCACAGCTCTTCACACGGACACCAGGGGGCGCCTGTGGGTAGGGTGTAGGGGTGGGAGGATCATCACCTTTCAACCATCACAGTGA